Sequence from the Fictibacillus arsenicus genome:
TCACCATAACCAGCAGTGTGGATTCCCGTCAGAACGATTTCTTTATAGCCTGAATCCACTAATTGCTGTGCTTGAGACAGAACATCTTCTGGTTTTCTTGAACGCAATAACCCTCTTGCCCAAGGAATGATACAGAATGTACAGAAGTTATTGCAGCCTTCCTGAATCTTTAAAGATGCTCTAGTTCTGTCAGTAAAAGCTGGTACGTCTAATTCTTCATATACTCTAGCCTTCATAATGTTGGATACACCATTAATAGGCATTCTTTCTTCCTGATATTGCTGAATGTACATAAGCATCTTGGACCGATCTTGTGTACCGACAACAACATCTACTCCAGGAATAGCCATGATCTCAGCAGGTGATGTTTGTGCATAGCATCCCGTAACACAAATGACTGCATCAGGGTTTTTTCGTATTGCACGTCTAATTACCTGCCGGCTTTTTTTATCCCCTGTATTTGTAACCGTACATGTATTAATAACATAAACATCCGCCGAATTGTCAAAGTCAGTTCTTTCATAGCCTTCTGACTGGAACAGCTGCCAGATTGCTTCTGTTTCGTAATGATTGACTTTACAGCCTAAAGTATGAAATGCAACAGATGGCATTTTCATCACCCCTTTAATTCAAAATGATAAGAAATAGCAGATAAAATATATAATGGAGCTGTTTCGGTCCTTAAGATTCTTGGACCCAGTCCGCATAATTCAAATCCATGTTCTTTAAGGACCATCGCTTCTTTTTCGCTTATCCCGCCTTCTGGACCGATAACGCAAAGAAGTTTATCTCCTCTTGCAATCTTTTTTAAAGCAGAAGAAAAACGGCTGTATTCTTGCTGTTTAGCTTCTTCTTCATATGCAACGATTTTTATATTAAACTGTTCTGCTAATTTTAGCAAATCGGAAAAAGACCCAGGATTCATAATCTCTGGAATCTTGCTTCTATGCGATTGTTCAGCTGCTTCTTTAGCTATTTTTTCTAAACGATCCTTCTTTTTTGCTGCTTTTTTATCGTCCCATTTCGCAACTGAACGGTCCGCTGAGAAAGGAAAAAAAGTTGAAGCTCCAAGCTCAGTCCCTTTTTGAACAATGTATTCAAGCTTATCTGCTTTTGGAAGGCCCTGTGCAATGGTGATCAAAACAGGCATCTCAGAATCTGATTCCAGCTCATTTACAGCCTGCACTTCTACAATGTTCCCGCCTAGGTCTAATATTTCACAAACCGCAGACCTGCCATTATTGTCACAGCATATAATGTTGTCTCCCGGCTGCATTCTCATAACCTTAGAAATATGTTTCGCATCTTCATCTTTTATGAAAACACGGTCATTTTCCCAGCTTTCAGCGGGAACAAAATACCTTTGCATTTCGAGCACTTCCTGTTCTTATTTCTGATTTTGAGCGACGATTGCCACCCAATCTTCCATCTCCAAGATTTCAACAATCCGGAACCCTTGCTGTTCTAACTTCGCTTTAACATCACGTTTCTTTCCTTGAATGATGCCTGAAGTAATGAAATAGCCGCCTGGTTTTAATACTTTGGCTGCATCTTCGACGAATAGGAGAATGATTTCTGCAAGAAGATTGCCGACAATAAGGTCTGCAGGACCTGTTATCCCTTTCAGTAAATCATTTTGATCAACATGAACTTTATTATGCACTTTATTCAGCTTTACATTTAAACGGGCACTGTTAACTGCAACTTCATCCAGATCATAGGCATCCACCTTGCCTGCACCGAGCATTGCAGATGCAATACTTAAAACTCCGGATCCTGTTCCTACGTCAATTACAGTATCGCCTTCTTGAATATATTTTTCGATAGCCTGCAAGCTCATAACGGTAGTGGGATGAGTTCCGGTTCCAAATGCCATGCCAGGATCTAATTCAATAATTAACTCGTCAGAATGGACAGGTACGTACTCCTCCCAGGTCGGGGTAATCGTAATCCGCTTTGATATTTTGACTGGCTTATAGTATTTTTTCCAGGCAGTCGCCCATTCTTCTTCGTTAACTTCAGATATTGAAATGGTATTTGCACCAATATCGATATCGTATTTCACAAGGTTTGTAATGGCCTGCTTAATCTCTTCAACGGTCTCTCCTAAAAAACTATTTACAGGAAGGTATGCTTTTAAAATGACACCTTCAGAAGGATAGTCAGAAGGATTAAGCTGATAAATTTCACCAAATACGGATTGGCGCTCTTTTGAGAGGTCATCCACATCCTCAATCACAACTCCGCTTGCTCCTGCTTCATGTAAAATATTTGATACTGGTTCAACAGCTTCCTGAGTAGTGTGGATGCTAATTTCTGACCATTTCATCATATCAACTCCGTTTTTAAGATTAAGAAGGCTTTTTTACTCACCTTTAAAAGCACGTTTTACTTTATCAAAAAATCCATCTTGCTGTTCATCGGGCAGACTTCCGCTTATTTCAGAGAAATCTCGAAGCAGCTGCTTTTGTTTTTCTGTTAAATTTTTCGGTGTAACAACTTTTACTTGTATGTGCTGATCTCCCTGACCGCGTCCATGAACATTCTTCACGCCTTTTCCTCTCAGCCTGAAGTGTGTTCCAGTTTGGGTACCAGCAGGAATCTTCAGCTTTACTTTTCCGTACAGAGTAGGCACTTCTATTTCATCACCTAACGCTGCCTGAACAAATGTTAAAGGCATTTCACAATAGATATCGTCCCCGTCACGCTCGAAAAATTCGTGCTCAGCCACTTGGAAAACAACATAAAGGTCACCAGCAGGACCGCCATTCACTCCTGGTTCACCATGTCCTGACATACGGATCTGCTGACCATTATCTACACCAGCAGGAACTTTTACGGAAAGTTTTTTATTCTTGCGTACCTTTCCTGCTCCGTGACATGTATTACATTTTTCTTTAATAATTTTCCCTTTACCGCTGCAATGATTACATACTCTTCTGTTAACGATGCGTCCAAATGGAGTGTTTTGCTCAACATTCAGCTGGCCGCTGCCATTACAGTGTGAACATGTTTCTGGTTTTGTGCCTGGCTTAGCCCCAGAACCATGACATGTACCGCATGTTTCTTCAGTTGGAATCTGAATCTCAGTTTCCTTACCAAATACCGCTTCTTCAAATGAAAGCCGAAGCCCATATTGAAGGTCGTTTCCTTGTCGCGGTGCGTTTGGATTACGTCTTCCGCCGCCACCGCCAAAGAACATATCAAATATATCACCGAATCCTTCAAAGCCAGCTCCTGCTCCACCGAATCCCTGATTAGGGTCAGTATGTCCAAACTGGTCGTAGTGTGCTTTTTTCTGTGGATCGCTTAACGTTTCATATGCTTCTTTAACTTCTTTAAACTTTGTTTCCGCATCTGCCTCTTTGTTCACATCAGGGTGATACTGTCTGGCAAGCTTACGGTATGCTTTTTTCACCTCATCATTGGAGGCGTTCTTATCTAATCCAAGTACTTCGTAATAATCTCTTTTACTCATAATAGGACACTCCCGAATTCTCACATAAAAGTTATCTTACCATTGAATATCACCTGACTCAAGACGAAACTGCAAACACCAGCGAGTCAAGAGTCTGTATAAAAATCATTGCTTTTCAGGCTCTTCTCTAAAAAATTATTGCTTTCGGCTCATTTTTTTCTCTTCATTGACAAGTTGATTGGAGTGCAAGGTGCGAGACTCCTGCGGGATTAGCGGGACAGGTGAGACTTCTAATGGCGCAAAGCGCCGAGAAGGCTCACCGCACGCCCCGCGGAAAGCGAGCATCCTGTAACGGAAATCAACCACTTCCAAGAGCATCAGAGTTTGCGAAAACAGCCTTTCAGAAAAAAAGTCAAAGTCAAGATATCCTGACTTTGACTTTTTATTGCTTGATCTTATTTTTTATCGTCGTTCACTTCTTCATAATCAGCATCTACGATATTATCATCATTTTTGCCTTCTGCATCACCTTGTTGAGCTTGTGCTTGTTGTGCCGCTTGCTCATATAGTTTAACAGATAGCTGCTGTACGATTTCACTTAATGCTTCTTTTTCTTTCTTAATTGCTTCGATGTCGCTGCCTTCAAGTGCTTTCTTCAAGCTCTCTTTAGCTTCTTCTGCCTTTTTAACTTCAGCTTCATCTACTTTGCCTTCAAGGTCTTTCAATGTTTTATCAACTGTAAATACAAGCTGATCTGCTTCGTTTCTTGTGTCAATCTCTTCACGTTTCTTCTTGTCAGCTTCAGCATTTTCCTCAGCGTCTTTTACCATGCGTTCGATCTCATCATCAGAAAGTCCAGTAGAAGACTTAATCGTGATTGATTGCTCTTTATTCGTACCAAGATCTTTCGCACGTACGTTAACGATACCATTTGCATCGATATCAAAGCTTACTTCGATTTGAGGTACGCCGCGTGGTGCCGGAGGAATCTCAGATAATTGGAATCTTCCAAGAGTCTTGTTGTGTGCAGCCATCTCACGCTCACCTTGTAGGACATGGATGTCTACAGATGTCTGGTTGTCAGCAGCTGTTGAAAACACTTGTGATTTTGATGTAGGGATCGTTGTGTTTCTGTCGATCAATCTTGTGAATACGCCACCCATCGTTTCAATACCAAGTGAAAGCGGTGTAACGTCAAGAAGAACTACATCTTTAACATCTCCAGCTAGAACTCCGCCTTGAATAGCAGCTCCAAGTGCTACTACCTCATCCGGATTAACCCCTTTATGAGGCTCTTTTCCAGTAAACTTTTTGATTGCTTCTTGAACTGCAGGGATACGAGTTGATCCACCTACAAGAATAACTTTATCAATGTCAGATGGTGACATTCCAGCATCGTTTAATGCCTGGCGTGTAGGTGCCATCGTACGCTCAACTAGATCAGAAGATAAGTCTTCAAATTTAGCACGTGATAAGTTTAACTCTAAGTGCTTCGGTCCAGATGCATCAGCTGTGATAAACGGTAAAGAAATCTGTGTAGAATTTACACCAGAAAGATCTTTTTTCGCTTTTTCAGCTGCATCTTTTAAACGTTGAAGAGCCATTTTATCTTGAGAAAGATCAATACCGTTCTCTTTCTTGAATTCACTTACTAAATAATCAATGATTACTTGGTCAAAATCATCTCCACCAAGTTTGTTGTCGCCAGAAGTTGACTTAACTTCGAAGAAACCATCACCTAGTTCAAGGATTGATACGTCGAACGTACCTCCCCCAAGGTCAAATACAAGAATTGTTTGGTCTTCATCTTTTTCAAGTCCATAAGCTAACGCTGCAGCAGTAGGCTCGTTAACAATACGCTCAACTTGAAGACCAGCAATCTGTCCAGCATCTTTAGTTGCTTGACGCTGAGCATCATTGAAATAAGCTGGAACTGTAATAACAGCTTTCTCAACTTTTTCGCCAAGATAATCTTCTGCATGTGATTTAAGTTTTTGAAGGATGATAGCTGAAATCTCTTGAGGAGTATAATCTTTTCCTTCAATCGTTTCTTTGTGGTCTGTACCCATATAACGCTTGATAGACATGATTGTGTTTGGATTTGTAACAGCTTGACGCTTCGCTACTTCCCCAACAGAACGATCTCCATCTTTAAAAGCTACAACAGACGGTGTTGTACGGTTTCCTTCCGGGTTAGGAATAACTACCGCTTCTCCGCCTTCCATAACAGCAATACAAGAGTTTGTTGTACCTAAGTCAATACCGATGATTTTACTCATGTTTTTTCCCTCCATAAAAAATATGTAGTTTTATGCGTTTACTTTTACCATAGCAGGACGTATAACACGGTCCTTTAACATATAGCCTTTTTGCAATTCTTCGATAACAGTGTTGGATTCGTATTCTGAATCTTCTACTTGCATCACAGCTTGGTGCATATTCGGATCAAACTTTTCACCAACTGTTGGTACTTCTGTTAGACCTTCTTGCTTTAACGCATCAGCTAACTGGCGATAAACCATTTCCATTCCTTGAATCAATGTTTGGGTTTGTTCGTTCGTAGCTTCAGTCTTCAAAGCACGCTCAAAGTTATCTAGAGCAGGTAATAATTGTTCAAGCAGACTCTGAGATTTATATTTAAGGCTTGCTGCCTGTTCTTCTCTTGTACGGCGGCGGAAATTATCGTAATCCGCTTGCAGACGAAGGTTCTTTTGGCTAGCTTCTTCAAGCTTTAACTCCAACTCCTGAATTCTCTGCTGTTCTTCTGTTAGTATTTCTTCAACAGATTCTTCAGTAATGTTATCTTCTTGAACTTCTTCTTCCACTGCAGTATCTACTGTTTCTTCATTTAATTCAGCCTCTGTTTGGTTCTGAGTTGTTTCCTCTTTGTTCATGCTTTCACCTCCCTAAAATGCATTACTTAGAAAAATCATTTAAGCGGTTCGTCATTTCCCTGGATAAGGAATCCAGTAAAGATATCACTCTTTTGTATTCCATTCTTGTCGGACCGATTAAAGAAATCGTACCGAGATGTTTCCCATGCATCGTGTATGAAGCATTAATGACACTGCAATTCTTCATCGCTTCATGCTCGTTCTCAGTCCCGATTTTAACCGTTACACCTTTTTCTGTCGATGAAACAAGCTTCTCCATCAAGTCGCGTGTTTCCAAAAAGTCTAGAAGCGGCCGTACCTTATCCAGATCTCTAAACTCTGGCTGGGAAAGCATATTTGTTTTCCCGCCGTAAAACAGCTTTTCCTTTTTGCTCCACAAAAGAAGCTGATCCAGGAAAACGCTCATATTTTGATAATCCTTCAGATGCTTTTTAAATACAGCTGACAGTTCCATCTGAATTCTGCTGTTCAGCTCTATTAATCTGACACCTGCAAGTCTTTCATTCAGAATATTAACAAGCTTCTCCAAATCAGACGGCTCAATTGAATTTGGCAGCACGATCTGTCTGTTTTCAACATGGCCAGTATTCGTTACAAATATTGCCACCGCCATCTGTGAAGACAATGGAATGATTTGCATGTGCCGAAGTTTCATATCAAGAGCGTTCGGACCTAGAACAACAGACGTATAGTTCGTTAAATCTGATAAGATTCTTGCTGATTGGTCAAATAACGCTTCAGCTTCTTGAACCTTTTCAGTAGACAAAAGTTCAGTTCTGTCCGTTTCGTTCGATGAAACAGACAATGAAGGCAGCAGGTGATCCACATAGAATCGATAGCCTTTTTCAGACGGAATTCTTCCAGAAGAAGTATGGGTTTTCTCTAAGAATCCAAGATCCTCAAGATCTGCCAGTTCATTGCGAATCGTGGCAGGACTGTAGGTAATGTCTTCTCTTTTAGAGATTGTACGGGAACCTACAGGCTCAACATGCTTAATGTAATCATCTATTAAAACACGTAAGATATAGAGTTGCCGTTCCGTTAACATCCCATCACCCCATTTGTTAGCACTCATCAGAAGCGAGTGCTAAATCTATAATATAAGTTACCAAAAGGTAGTCTTCGTTGTCAATCTAAAACTACACCAATAAATTCTTGGAATACTTCATTCCCGAGAGGTCTTCCATCTTTTGTGAGGAAGAGCCTTCCTTCATGTTTATCAAGCCAGCCTTTTTGAATCATTCTTTGAATGGGTTCTTTATATATTTCGAACATCGAACGGCCATACCGATCAATAAAATCTTGATCTGAGACTCCTTCTTGTTTACGAAGGCCCATAAACATTTCTTCTTCCATCTTTTCTGTAATCGGAACAGGATGTTCTTCTATATAAGGAAAACCATGTTCTTCTATCAAGCTCATATACTGCTTTAAAGGACCAGCATTCCTTCTTCTAGTACCCTCAACATAACTGTGTGCTCCTGCTCCAATCCCAAAATATTCGTTATTGTTCCAGTATTGGAGATTATGCTTGCTCTCAAACCCGGGAATCGCAAAATTGCTGATCTCATATTGCTTGTACCCCTTTTTATCAAGAGTTTCAATTAAATATTCGTACATAGCGGCTTCAAGCTCTTGCTCTGGCAAGATGAGCTTACCTTTTTGGGCTAAATTATAAAAAACGGTTTTCTTTTCAATCTGCAATGAGTAAGACGATATGTGCGGAACATCTAAGGATAGCGCTTCTTCCACTGACTCCTTGAACATATCCATCGTTTGTCCTGGCAAACCAAACATCAAATCAATCGACATATTGTGTATTCCTGCTGCTTTAGCTTCAGCAACAGTTGAATACACATCTTCCCTGTTATGTGTTCGGCCTAATTTTTTTAACAAAGATGATTGAAATGCTTGTACGCCTATACTCAGCCTGTTAACCCCGTTATCTTTTAGAACTGCGATTTTTTCTTTTGTTGTTTGTTCAGGATTCGCCTCAACTGTGAATTCTTTTACGGATTTGTTTCCTAACACTTCGTTTACATCATTTAAAAAGGTATTCAGTTGATTTTCACTTAAAGAAGTGGGGGTGCCCCCTCCTACAAAAATCGTCTCCATTTCATAGCTCTTAAACCTGGACGTCGTATTCAACATCTCTTTTTTCATGGACGCTAAATACTCATCTACTGGCTGCTGATGAATGAAAATCTTGTTAAAATCACAATAGTGACAAATTTGAACACAGAATGGTATATGAAGATATGCCGCTTTAAGCACGATGTTCACCGCCTTTTATTCTCATAAATTAGGAAAGACCGCTAAAATTGCCTTCGCGGTCTTATAATGGTTTTTATTTATTGTTATTAGTATCATCCATACGAAGAACGGCCATAAACGCTTCTTGTGGTACATCTACCCGACCAATTGTCTTCATTCGCTTCTTACCTTCTTTTTGCTTATCTAATAGCTTACGTTTACGTGAGATATCCCCGCCATAACATTTTGCTAAAACGTTCTTTCTTAATGCCTTGATGTTAGAACGAGCGACAATCTTCTGACCAATTGCAGCTTGGATTGGCACTTCAAACTGTTGACGCGGAATCAGTTCTTTTAGCTTTTCAACGACAACTTTACCACGCTCATATGCGAAGTCTTTATGAACAATAACAGACAATGCATCAATCTTTTCATTGTTCAGCAATATTTCCATTTTAACCAGCTTTGAAGGTTTATAACCAATCAACTCATAGTCAAGAGATGCGTACCCTTTTGTACTTGATTTTAACTGATCAAAGAAATCATACACGATCTCAGAAAGCGGAATCTCGTAAAGAACGTTTACGCGATTGTTTTCTAAATAATCCATCGTCATGAAGATACCGCGTTTCTTTTGGCAGATTTCCATAATCGTCCCGACATAATCGTTCGGTGTCATGATTGAAGCTTTTACATATGGTTCTTCAACGACAGAAATCTTCTGTGCTTCAGGCATATTAGCAGGGTTATCGACGACGATTTTTTCCCCATCCGTCATCGTAACGTTATAAATAACGCTTGGTGCTGTTGCGATTAGATCGATGTTAAATTCACGTTCGATACGTTCTTGAATGATCTCCATATGAAGAAGTCCTAAGAATCCGCATCGGAATCCAAATCCAAGGGCTTGAGATGTCTCTGGCTCATATTGAAGAGCAGAATCATTCAATACAAGTCGTTCTAATGCTTCACGAAGATCGTTATACTTTGCCGTGTCTACTGGATATAGTCCGCAATATACCATTGGGTTCATTTTTCTATAACCTGGAAGTGGCTCTGTTGCCCCTTTTACGGCGCTAGTAATCGTATCACCGACTTGTGTATCGCCAACGTTTTTGATGGATGCCGTTAAGAAACCAACATCACCAACCGTTAAAAAGTCTTTCTGAACCGCTTTTGGAGTAAACACTCCTAGTTCAAGTACTTCAAACTCTTTACCAGTTGCCATCATTTTGATCTTATCGCCGACCTTAACAGTTCCTTCTGCCACTCGAATATACGTAACTACGCCTCTATATGGATCATATAAAGAGTCGAAGATAAGCGCTTTAAGCGGACCTTCAGGATCACCTTGAGGAGCTGGCACTTTTGCTACAATCTGCTCTAGGATGTCTTGAATACCAATGCCTGCTTTCGCTGAAGCAAGTACTGCTTCTGATGCATCCAGTCCGATAACATCTTCAATCTCCTGGCGCACTCGTTCTGGCTCAGCACTCGGCAGGTCGATCTTGTTAATAA
This genomic interval carries:
- the dnaK gene encoding molecular chaperone DnaK; amino-acid sequence: MSKIIGIDLGTTNSCIAVMEGGEAVVIPNPEGNRTTPSVVAFKDGDRSVGEVAKRQAVTNPNTIMSIKRYMGTDHKETIEGKDYTPQEISAIILQKLKSHAEDYLGEKVEKAVITVPAYFNDAQRQATKDAGQIAGLQVERIVNEPTAAALAYGLEKDEDQTILVFDLGGGTFDVSILELGDGFFEVKSTSGDNKLGGDDFDQVIIDYLVSEFKKENGIDLSQDKMALQRLKDAAEKAKKDLSGVNSTQISLPFITADASGPKHLELNLSRAKFEDLSSDLVERTMAPTRQALNDAGMSPSDIDKVILVGGSTRIPAVQEAIKKFTGKEPHKGVNPDEVVALGAAIQGGVLAGDVKDVVLLDVTPLSLGIETMGGVFTRLIDRNTTIPTSKSQVFSTAADNQTSVDIHVLQGEREMAAHNKTLGRFQLSEIPPAPRGVPQIEVSFDIDANGIVNVRAKDLGTNKEQSITIKSSTGLSDDEIERMVKDAEENAEADKKKREEIDTRNEADQLVFTVDKTLKDLEGKVDEAEVKKAEEAKESLKKALEGSDIEAIKKEKEALSEIVQQLSVKLYEQAAQQAQAQQGDAEGKNDDNIVDADYEEVNDDKK
- a CDS encoding 16S rRNA (uracil(1498)-N(3))-methyltransferase, whose translation is MQRYFVPAESWENDRVFIKDEDAKHISKVMRMQPGDNIICCDNNGRSAVCEILDLGGNIVEVQAVNELESDSEMPVLITIAQGLPKADKLEYIVQKGTELGASTFFPFSADRSVAKWDDKKAAKKKDRLEKIAKEAAEQSHRSKIPEIMNPGSFSDLLKLAEQFNIKIVAYEEEAKQQEYSRFSSALKKIARGDKLLCVIGPEGGISEKEAMVLKEHGFELCGLGPRILRTETAPLYILSAISYHFELKG
- the grpE gene encoding nucleotide exchange factor GrpE; protein product: MNKEETTQNQTEAELNEETVDTAVEEEVQEDNITEESVEEILTEEQQRIQELELKLEEASQKNLRLQADYDNFRRRTREEQAASLKYKSQSLLEQLLPALDNFERALKTEATNEQTQTLIQGMEMVYRQLADALKQEGLTEVPTVGEKFDPNMHQAVMQVEDSEYESNTVIEELQKGYMLKDRVIRPAMVKVNA
- the prmA gene encoding 50S ribosomal protein L11 methyltransferase translates to MKWSEISIHTTQEAVEPVSNILHEAGASGVVIEDVDDLSKERQSVFGEIYQLNPSDYPSEGVILKAYLPVNSFLGETVEEIKQAITNLVKYDIDIGANTISISEVNEEEWATAWKKYYKPVKISKRITITPTWEEYVPVHSDELIIELDPGMAFGTGTHPTTVMSLQAIEKYIQEGDTVIDVGTGSGVLSIASAMLGAGKVDAYDLDEVAVNSARLNVKLNKVHNKVHVDQNDLLKGITGPADLIVGNLLAEIILLFVEDAAKVLKPGGYFITSGIIQGKKRDVKAKLEQQGFRIVEILEMEDWVAIVAQNQK
- the lepA gene encoding translation elongation factor 4, with amino-acid sequence MNREEKLKRQAKIRNFSIIAHIDHGKSTLADRILEETSALTQREMKEQLLDSMDLERERGITIKLNAVQLQYKAKDGEIYTFHLIDTPGHVDFTYEVSRSLAACEGALLIVDAAQGIEAQTLANVYLALENDLEILPVINKIDLPSAEPERVRQEIEDVIGLDASEAVLASAKAGIGIQDILEQIVAKVPAPQGDPEGPLKALIFDSLYDPYRGVVTYIRVAEGTVKVGDKIKMMATGKEFEVLELGVFTPKAVQKDFLTVGDVGFLTASIKNVGDTQVGDTITSAVKGATEPLPGYRKMNPMVYCGLYPVDTAKYNDLREALERLVLNDSALQYEPETSQALGFGFRCGFLGLLHMEIIQERIEREFNIDLIATAPSVIYNVTMTDGEKIVVDNPANMPEAQKISVVEEPYVKASIMTPNDYVGTIMEICQKKRGIFMTMDYLENNRVNVLYEIPLSEIVYDFFDQLKSSTKGYASLDYELIGYKPSKLVKMEILLNNEKIDALSVIVHKDFAYERGKVVVEKLKELIPRQQFEVPIQAAIGQKIVARSNIKALRKNVLAKCYGGDISRKRKLLDKQKEGKKRMKTIGRVDVPQEAFMAVLRMDDTNNNK
- the hrcA gene encoding heat-inducible transcriptional repressor HrcA, whose translation is MLTERQLYILRVLIDDYIKHVEPVGSRTISKREDITYSPATIRNELADLEDLGFLEKTHTSSGRIPSEKGYRFYVDHLLPSLSVSSNETDRTELLSTEKVQEAEALFDQSARILSDLTNYTSVVLGPNALDMKLRHMQIIPLSSQMAVAIFVTNTGHVENRQIVLPNSIEPSDLEKLVNILNERLAGVRLIELNSRIQMELSAVFKKHLKDYQNMSVFLDQLLLWSKKEKLFYGGKTNMLSQPEFRDLDKVRPLLDFLETRDLMEKLVSSTEKGVTVKIGTENEHEAMKNCSVINASYTMHGKHLGTISLIGPTRMEYKRVISLLDSLSREMTNRLNDFSK
- the hemW gene encoding radical SAM family heme chaperone HemW, with the protein product MLKAAYLHIPFCVQICHYCDFNKIFIHQQPVDEYLASMKKEMLNTTSRFKSYEMETIFVGGGTPTSLSENQLNTFLNDVNEVLGNKSVKEFTVEANPEQTTKEKIAVLKDNGVNRLSIGVQAFQSSLLKKLGRTHNREDVYSTVAEAKAAGIHNMSIDLMFGLPGQTMDMFKESVEEALSLDVPHISSYSLQIEKKTVFYNLAQKGKLILPEQELEAAMYEYLIETLDKKGYKQYEISNFAIPGFESKHNLQYWNNNEYFGIGAGAHSYVEGTRRRNAGPLKQYMSLIEEHGFPYIEEHPVPITEKMEEEMFMGLRKQEGVSDQDFIDRYGRSMFEIYKEPIQRMIQKGWLDKHEGRLFLTKDGRPLGNEVFQEFIGVVLD
- the dnaJ gene encoding molecular chaperone DnaJ; the encoded protein is MSKRDYYEVLGLDKNASNDEVKKAYRKLARQYHPDVNKEADAETKFKEVKEAYETLSDPQKKAHYDQFGHTDPNQGFGGAGAGFEGFGDIFDMFFGGGGGRRNPNAPRQGNDLQYGLRLSFEEAVFGKETEIQIPTEETCGTCHGSGAKPGTKPETCSHCNGSGQLNVEQNTPFGRIVNRRVCNHCSGKGKIIKEKCNTCHGAGKVRKNKKLSVKVPAGVDNGQQIRMSGHGEPGVNGGPAGDLYVVFQVAEHEFFERDGDDIYCEMPLTFVQAALGDEIEVPTLYGKVKLKIPAGTQTGTHFRLRGKGVKNVHGRGQGDQHIQVKVVTPKNLTEKQKQLLRDFSEISGSLPDEQQDGFFDKVKRAFKGE